Sequence from the bacterium genome:
TGACTGATTCGTTCTTGTAGTCCTTTTTCCGCAATAAATCCTTCTAGTTTCATCTTAACTTTATTTTCATGTCCGGAATAAGTGTGGACAACATACCATTGTTTTGCCATAATTAACTCGATTAAATCTAAACCAAAATTGAATTATACCACGTTAACCAGTGGTTATAGTATTATACTTATACTACCGATATATCTGACTCTGAGAATTCGAATTCGCTGGTAATTTGATTAACGAAACAGGTAAGTTAATACAGTTGATAACGCAATATCAAGGAGATATAAATATATCAAAGTTATCACCACCGATATCGCTACTACACCAGTTGACCCAGCGACTGATTTTCGATCTGGCCAAGCTACTTTTTGTAATTCGATTTTAACTTCGCGAAGAAAAATTTTTATTCTTACAAATATATTCGGTTTTTTTTCCTTAGTTTCGTTTGCCATAAAAATAAATATTCACCGATTAGAATACAATTGTATTCTAGCTAACCGCAGATGCCTATGCGTCTATTTCATTTCCTATATCAGATGTTTATTATCGCTAGTGTTAATCTTACGCTACTTTGCGAAAGTTTGTTATCTGGCAGGCCAGGAGGGACTTGAACCCCCAACACCCGGTTTTGGAGACCGGCGCTCTACCATTAGAGCTACTGGCCTAAATTATAAAATCCAAAATCCAAATGAATTTACAGTAATGACTAACATTATCGATATTTAGACTTAGGGATTTTGGATTTGAAATTTACTTGGTTTCTTTATGGATAGTATGTTTTCCACACCAGGCACAGAACTTCTTTATTTCTAATTTATCCTGCGTTTTTTTCTTATTTTTTGTTGTATGGTAGTTTCT
This genomic interval carries:
- the secE gene encoding preprotein translocase subunit SecE codes for the protein MANETKEKKPNIFVRIKIFLREVKIELQKVAWPDRKSVAGSTGVVAISVVITLIYLYLLDIALSTVLTYLFR
- the rpmG gene encoding 50S ribosomal protein L33 codes for the protein MRTAITLACSECKRRNYHTTKNKKKTQDKLEIKKFCAWCGKHTIHKETK